One window of Colias croceus chromosome 6, ilColCroc2.1 genomic DNA carries:
- the LOC123692385 gene encoding neuropeptide-like protein 31, with protein sequence MACTVFYITLAFCLLAATFAAPADLPPKPVSATPEKDDLEPSASHWGGHYGGFGYGYGYYPHYGYWGWPSYGYGWYGHGWPYGYGHGYWW encoded by the exons ATGGCTTGCACA GTATTCTACATTACCCTGGCCTTCTGCCTTCTTGCTGCAACCTTCGCGGCACCAGCGGATCTACCTCCAAAGCCAGTATCAGCAACCCCCGAAAAGGATGACTTGGAACCATCTGCGTCACACTGGGGCGGTCACTACGGTGGTTTTGGCTACGGTTACGGTTACTACCCGCACTACGGTTACTGGGGCTGGCCGAGCTACGGTTACGGGTGGTACGGTCACGGCTGGCCGTATGGATACGGTCATGGATACTGGTGGTAA